In Nitrospinota bacterium, a single genomic region encodes these proteins:
- the prmC gene encoding peptide chain release factor N(5)-glutamine methyltransferase: MMIGNMPDISAAFLVSNAAELLTNSQTPRLDAEIILSHILGIERSELLLREVCPGEAETSAFEKLIERRRRGEPVAYLTGKKDFYKHTFAVNSSVLIPRPETEGVIEAVLARYRNVEALSLLDIGTGSGCIAVSIAVERPKWRVVGSDISSAALETARGNASLLSASNVEFVESDLFSAINGKFDVIVSNPPYVPSSDEKNIMADVREYEPHGALFAGDDGLSVIRRLLAVASGHLHRDGMLFCEIGFGQRDDVETLIANAQGDDWSGYSFIQDLSGTDRILAVQRSGKNGRD, encoded by the coding sequence ATGATGATCGGCAACATGCCGGATATTTCCGCCGCCTTTCTTGTATCGAACGCCGCAGAGTTGCTGACAAACAGCCAGACTCCCAGGCTTGACGCCGAGATCATCCTTTCACACATCCTCGGGATCGAGCGAAGCGAACTTCTATTGAGAGAGGTTTGTCCTGGAGAAGCGGAGACATCGGCTTTTGAAAAGCTGATTGAGAGACGTCGGAGAGGGGAACCGGTGGCTTATCTCACCGGGAAGAAGGATTTTTACAAGCATACCTTCGCTGTGAACAGTTCCGTACTGATACCGAGGCCGGAAACCGAAGGGGTGATTGAAGCTGTATTGGCGCGCTACCGGAACGTTGAAGCGCTGTCACTTCTCGATATCGGCACAGGTTCTGGCTGTATAGCTGTTTCAATCGCGGTAGAAAGGCCGAAATGGAGGGTCGTTGGCTCCGATATATCTTCTGCCGCACTTGAAACGGCTCGCGGGAACGCATCCTTGCTCTCCGCTTCGAACGTGGAGTTTGTCGAATCCGATCTCTTCTCCGCGATAAACGGAAAATTTGACGTAATTGTTTCCAATCCTCCATATGTTCCCTCTTCCGACGAGAAAAACATCATGGCAGATGTGAGGGAGTATGAACCTCATGGCGCCCTCTTTGCGGGTGATGACGGGCTATCTGTCATAAGGAGGCTCCTTGCTGTAGCATCGGGGCACCTGCATCGCGATGGAATGCTCTTTTGCGAGATCGGATTCGGGCAGAGGGACGACGTGGAGACTCTTATTGCAAACGCTCAGGGTGATGATTGGAGCGGTTATTCATTTATCCAGGATCTCTCCGGTACGGATCGCATTCTAGCAGTGCAAAGATCGGGAAAAAATGGGAGGGATTAG
- the murA gene encoding UDP-N-acetylglucosamine 1-carboxyvinyltransferase, producing the protein MELIIIEGGQRLEGDINVSGAKNAALPAFAASLLCPGEFRFSNVPELRDINTISSLMRELGASISKQENNAISINTENLNGSVAPYDLVRTMRASCLVLGPLLARLGQARISLPGGCAIGERPINLHLKGFEALGARISLEHGYVNADAPEGLHGAKIVFDLVTVTGTENLMMAATAAKGETILENAAREPEVVFLGELLKKMGADIEGAGTDKIVIRGGRELRAVEMGIIPDRVEAGTFMAAAAITGGHLKITNCLPKHLDAVTQKFVEAGCRITAGDDWIDILGPKRPGAVDIETAPYPAFPTDMQAQLMAVMSVADGASVITETIFENRYMHVAEMRRMGANITVRDKTAFVKGVANLSGANLMATDLRASASLIVAGLAAQGLTEIRRIYHLDRGYQRIEEKLKKVGAVIRREKE; encoded by the coding sequence ATGGAGCTAATAATTATCGAGGGCGGACAGAGACTGGAAGGTGATATTAACGTTTCTGGAGCGAAGAATGCCGCTCTCCCCGCCTTTGCCGCGTCGCTTCTCTGTCCGGGAGAATTCAGATTTTCAAACGTGCCGGAGCTGAGGGATATCAATACCATCTCATCGCTTATGCGGGAGCTGGGGGCGTCCATATCGAAGCAGGAAAATAATGCCATATCCATCAATACCGAGAATCTGAATGGATCGGTTGCGCCTTATGATCTTGTGCGGACAATGCGGGCGTCTTGCCTTGTGCTTGGCCCGCTCCTTGCCAGGCTCGGTCAGGCGCGCATCTCGCTTCCTGGGGGTTGCGCTATCGGCGAGAGACCTATCAATCTTCATTTAAAGGGTTTCGAGGCGCTTGGCGCCAGGATATCGCTTGAGCATGGCTATGTGAATGCGGATGCGCCGGAAGGCCTCCATGGGGCGAAAATAGTTTTCGATCTGGTAACGGTCACCGGAACGGAAAACCTAATGATGGCCGCGACAGCGGCAAAAGGGGAGACTATCCTCGAAAATGCCGCGCGTGAACCGGAGGTCGTTTTCCTGGGTGAGCTTCTGAAAAAAATGGGGGCGGATATTGAAGGGGCTGGAACCGATAAAATCGTAATCAGGGGGGGGCGCGAGCTGAGGGCCGTGGAAATGGGAATTATCCCGGACAGGGTTGAAGCCGGAACCTTTATGGCCGCGGCGGCCATAACGGGGGGACATTTGAAAATAACGAACTGTCTGCCGAAGCACCTTGACGCTGTGACACAGAAATTCGTTGAAGCAGGGTGCAGGATAACCGCCGGAGACGATTGGATAGATATCCTCGGCCCGAAAAGACCGGGTGCCGTGGACATAGAGACCGCGCCATACCCCGCTTTCCCTACCGACATGCAGGCGCAGTTGATGGCAGTGATGTCGGTTGCCGATGGCGCAAGCGTCATTACGGAGACGATTTTTGAAAACCGTTATATGCATGTGGCGGAGATGCGGAGAATGGGGGCGAACATAACCGTAAGGGACAAGACGGCATTCGTCAAGGGTGTGGCAAACCTTTCAGGCGCAAACCTGATGGCTACCGATTTGAGGGCAAGCGCTTCGCTGATCGTCGCCGGTCTTGCCGCGCAGGGGCTTACTGAAATAAGACGTATCTACCACCTCGACCGCGGCTACCAGAGGATAGAGGAAAAGCTGAAAAAAGTGGGCGCGGTCATCCGCAGAGAAAAAGAGTAG
- a CDS encoding sugar phosphate nucleotidyltransferase, which translates to MNSSGTAVIILAAGKGKRMKSDLPKVLHLLRGKPLINWVISAVESMMPARIIAVVGHKAEEVERSLSGGNILFARQEEQLGTGHAVAQATGLLSDFSGDVFVLCGDVPLIKAETLREMLDIHRRDKSAVTLLSVIMQNPAGYGRILRDSRGNVIANVEEKCATESEKGIREINGGIYVFDSSFLFDSIGKISSDNAQGEYFLPDLIKIAVDMGLSVSSLTLDNYLQLVGVNRNEDLKLLEDMLAERVEV; encoded by the coding sequence ATGAATTCAAGTGGAACCGCAGTCATCATCCTTGCCGCAGGGAAGGGGAAAAGGATGAAATCCGACCTTCCGAAAGTTCTTCACCTTTTAAGGGGTAAGCCGCTAATTAACTGGGTGATCTCTGCCGTTGAAAGCATGATGCCTGCCAGGATCATCGCCGTTGTCGGCCATAAGGCGGAAGAGGTGGAAAGATCCCTTTCCGGCGGGAATATCCTTTTTGCCCGTCAGGAGGAACAGCTCGGCACAGGGCATGCCGTAGCGCAGGCTACCGGACTGCTAAGCGATTTTTCCGGGGATGTCTTTGTGCTTTGCGGGGACGTCCCTTTGATAAAAGCAGAAACCCTCCGCGAAATGCTGGATATCCACCGAAGGGATAAAAGCGCCGTCACTCTCCTCTCTGTGATCATGCAAAACCCTGCGGGATACGGCAGGATCTTGCGCGACAGCCGGGGGAACGTAATCGCGAATGTCGAGGAGAAATGCGCTACCGAATCGGAGAAGGGGATACGGGAAATAAACGGCGGCATCTATGTATTTGATTCGTCATTTCTGTTTGATTCCATTGGAAAGATTTCTTCCGATAATGCGCAGGGAGAATACTTTCTCCCCGATCTCATAAAGATCGCGGTTGACATGGGGCTCAGCGTCTCTTCGCTTACGCTTGATAATTATCTGCAGTTGGTAGGCGTAAACAGGAACGAGGACCTGAAGCTTCTTGAAGATATGCTTGCTGAAAGGGTAGAGGTTTAA
- the glmS gene encoding glutamine--fructose-6-phosphate transaminase (isomerizing), with the protein MSGIVGYIGHREAKPNILDALERLEYRGYDSAGLGVISEGKLKVFRTLGRTSVLSEKLSNIQLSGSIGIGHTRWATHGMPAVRNAHPLKTGGTAVVHNGILQNAVDLRVEIKAYGGKLSSETDSEVIPHLVNRHWKGNLLASVLEALKKIEGSVTCCVISERDPDSLVAVRKGNPLVVGLGEGEQFVASDAPAIAPYTNRMVYLKDGEVALLSHEGAQFFDFSGRPIMQDPQIISWNPVQAEKRGYRHFLLKEIVESPRAVRETISQFLPISSEKVSIDYFNFPHMDIGDISRIVFFGSGSSYYAAMLGQLFCESMSGISTSRIFSSEFRYGARKIEDGALYVAISQSGESLDTLESARYVLANGGRLMVITNNPSSSLGMMAHYPLITQAGPEVSVASSKTFSATLAALIILSFHLGKENKFLSREAQQKFVDELERVSEKMEMMITYEALIRRLADRFTTHRSFFFVGRGFLYPMSLYSALMMKEVANMHGEGLLAGEIKHGSISLIEKGTPIMFFGNQSFLKNRLADDLDELKARGATVIATGFSTDSAISRHCDEFIAVPNIDDRLSPLLAIVPAQLFIYYLGLYNRKDIDRPRNIAKSVTV; encoded by the coding sequence TTGTCAGGTATCGTAGGCTACATAGGTCACAGGGAGGCGAAGCCAAACATTCTGGACGCTCTTGAACGTCTGGAATACAGGGGGTACGATTCCGCTGGGCTGGGGGTAATTTCGGAAGGGAAACTGAAAGTTTTCCGGACACTAGGGCGCACCTCCGTTTTGTCGGAAAAGCTGTCGAACATACAGCTCTCCGGGAGTATAGGGATAGGCCATACAAGATGGGCGACACACGGTATGCCGGCTGTAAGGAACGCCCACCCGCTCAAGACCGGAGGGACTGCGGTTGTCCATAACGGGATACTTCAGAACGCCGTCGATCTGAGGGTGGAGATAAAGGCCTACGGCGGGAAGCTGAGTTCCGAGACCGATTCAGAGGTTATACCCCATCTGGTAAACAGGCATTGGAAAGGGAATCTTCTCGCTTCAGTGCTTGAAGCGCTGAAAAAAATCGAAGGTTCCGTTACCTGCTGTGTTATTTCCGAGAGGGATCCCGACAGCCTCGTTGCGGTACGGAAGGGAAATCCGCTCGTTGTAGGCCTTGGCGAAGGGGAGCAGTTTGTCGCCTCCGATGCGCCAGCTATCGCTCCTTATACAAACCGGATGGTCTATCTGAAGGATGGGGAAGTGGCGCTGTTATCCCACGAAGGGGCGCAGTTTTTCGATTTTTCAGGCAGGCCGATCATGCAGGATCCGCAGATCATTTCATGGAACCCTGTTCAGGCGGAGAAGAGGGGATATCGCCATTTCCTGCTTAAGGAGATAGTTGAATCGCCCCGGGCGGTCCGGGAAACGATTTCGCAGTTCCTTCCGATATCAAGCGAGAAGGTATCTATAGATTATTTTAATTTTCCACACATGGATATTGGTGATATCAGCCGGATAGTTTTTTTTGGCAGCGGTTCCTCCTATTATGCGGCCATGCTGGGACAGCTGTTTTGCGAGTCGATGTCCGGCATTTCCACGTCGAGGATATTCTCTTCCGAGTTTCGTTACGGCGCGAGAAAGATAGAAGATGGTGCTCTCTATGTGGCGATATCGCAGTCGGGAGAATCGCTTGATACGCTCGAATCGGCAAGATATGTTTTGGCAAACGGCGGTAGGCTGATGGTGATTACGAATAATCCGTCCAGTTCACTCGGCATGATGGCGCACTATCCTCTTATAACCCAGGCCGGTCCGGAAGTGTCGGTTGCGTCGAGCAAGACCTTCAGCGCGACTCTTGCCGCGCTTATCATTCTCTCTTTCCATCTTGGCAAGGAGAATAAATTCCTTTCGAGGGAGGCACAGCAGAAGTTTGTAGACGAACTTGAGCGCGTATCCGAAAAAATGGAGATGATGATCACCTATGAGGCCCTTATACGGAGGCTTGCCGACCGTTTTACCACGCACAGATCCTTCTTTTTCGTGGGGCGCGGATTTCTTTATCCCATGTCTCTTTATTCCGCCTTGATGATGAAAGAGGTTGCAAATATGCATGGTGAAGGGTTGCTGGCGGGAGAAATCAAGCATGGCTCCATTAGCCTGATAGAAAAGGGGACGCCGATAATGTTTTTCGGGAACCAGTCCTTTCTCAAGAACAGGCTGGCCGACGACCTGGATGAGCTGAAGGCCAGGGGCGCGACGGTGATCGCCACCGGATTCAGTACCGATTCAGCGATCAGCAGGCATTGCGATGAATTTATTGCCGTTCCAAATATCGATGACAGGCTATCGCCGTTATTGGCGATTGTACCTGCGCAACTTTTTATTTATTATTTAGGGCTGTATAACAGAAAAGATATTGACCGGCCCAGAAATATCGCGAAGAGCGTGACAGTCTAG
- a CDS encoding sugar phosphate nucleotidyltransferase has product MKALILAAGGGTNMSPFSETRPKSMLHVAGRPLLYRTINMLRDSGFSEVFLVIGPKGDKVKEYFGNGENLDISLSYVFQKKQDGIGDALLQAEKWINPGEHFLLVYSDVVTDENIFASVLQSFGVSNVPVAGIVLPTQSSAFGNVYMDKNMGITKIVENPAGKGTGNYVLGGVFVLPYAFFSYLKKVNGNMTKALASLISNEGLKASIWEKGWIDIGYPWDILSANRMIMDTWKTSSVHQNIVVKDAKLKGPVFIEEGVEIRSGAIIQGPSFIGRGSYIGNNVLIRKYSSLGPESTVGFGVELKNCVLFGKSRIGRLSFIGDSVIGMNVDIGSGTMTINCNIDKAVVKTKINRTELNTGMSKLGAFVGDNSVLGCGHNLKPGSIIKNGVVVPHHLTFPKEVR; this is encoded by the coding sequence ATGAAAGCGTTGATCCTTGCCGCTGGCGGTGGAACGAACATGAGTCCGTTCTCTGAAACGAGGCCGAAATCTATGTTGCATGTCGCCGGGCGTCCCCTCCTTTACCGCACGATAAACATGCTTAGGGATTCGGGTTTCAGCGAAGTTTTCCTCGTAATCGGCCCCAAAGGCGACAAGGTGAAGGAATATTTCGGTAATGGCGAAAATCTGGACATATCACTCAGTTATGTTTTCCAGAAAAAACAGGACGGTATTGGCGATGCGCTTCTTCAGGCGGAGAAATGGATTAATCCGGGGGAGCATTTTCTCCTGGTCTATTCGGATGTCGTTACGGACGAAAATATCTTTGCCAGTGTTTTACAGTCTTTTGGAGTTTCAAACGTACCGGTAGCGGGCATAGTGTTACCCACGCAGTCTTCCGCTTTCGGGAACGTTTATATGGATAAGAATATGGGGATAACGAAAATAGTGGAAAATCCCGCTGGCAAGGGTACAGGCAATTATGTGCTTGGAGGGGTGTTCGTGCTCCCATATGCTTTTTTCAGCTACCTGAAAAAAGTAAACGGCAATATGACGAAGGCGCTTGCGTCACTTATTTCGAACGAAGGATTGAAAGCCTCCATCTGGGAGAAGGGGTGGATAGACATCGGTTATCCATGGGACATTCTTTCAGCGAATCGGATGATCATGGATACATGGAAGACCTCCTCCGTCCATCAAAACATCGTGGTCAAGGATGCGAAACTGAAGGGCCCAGTATTTATAGAGGAGGGTGTGGAGATACGCTCGGGCGCGATCATCCAGGGGCCGTCGTTTATTGGAAGGGGTTCCTATATAGGGAACAATGTTCTTATAAGGAAATACTCCTCGCTGGGGCCAGAGTCTACCGTAGGTTTCGGCGTCGAACTAAAAAACTGCGTCCTCTTCGGGAAATCCAGGATCGGCCGTCTCTCTTTCATAGGGGATAGCGTCATCGGCATGAATGTAGATATTGGTTCCGGCACAATGACGATAAACTGCAATATCGACAAGGCCGTAGTTAAGACGAAGATAAACAGGACGGAATTGAACACAGGGATGTCAAAGCTCGGCGCGTTCGTCGGGGATAACTCCGTATTGGGTTGCGGGCACAATCTGAAGCCTGGTTCGATTATAAAGAACGGAGTGGTGGTACCGCATCATCTTACTTTCCCGAAAGAGGTGAGATAG
- the glmS gene encoding glutamine--fructose-6-phosphate transaminase (isomerizing), which produces MCGISGVVSSQNVVSRLQSGIQNLEYRGYDSCGMAVLNGSGTVVRKNIGYVAEVAEREKFSSLTGSVGIAHTRWATHGGVTQQNAHPHLSCDGRIAIVHNGIISNYLKLKKYLEGQKHVFTSETDSEVVAHLIEEYVNNGRTIEAAFVEALRELEGSFAIALVSVNDPNRIYCAKHESPLIIGLGENENYVGSDFNAFIEHTKSSVILDDGEFAIVSNEGYSVKKIKNGEPVLKKVTIIEWDAEMAKKGGFPHFMLKEIHEQPDSVANVLAIEEKKIVELARMIVEAKHSYLVGVGTTYYAALFGQYQFAELAGIMAPAVSSDEALESAPMSEGDFILAVSQSGETYDTLRVLRTAKKNRVKTAAIVNVIGSTMSRMVDIAVMQGSGPEICVISTKVAIAQMVSLMRVAIEAGVITKKISQAKKREYMKQLGSLPELIGTFLNENSAFIHNLATRQAHQNNWLFLGRGKYYPMALEAALKVKEVAYHHAEGMPAGFLKHGTIALIDEKIRTMVFLPPESDKGLYGMIMSSIEEVNARGGSIVGIHFSKSLKNSKLFSDQLCLPKTHPFIAPIITLVAAQLYSYFVATALGRNVDKPRALAKSVTVA; this is translated from the coding sequence ATGTGCGGAATCAGCGGCGTCGTTTCATCGCAGAATGTGGTTTCCAGGCTACAGTCCGGCATTCAGAATCTTGAATACAGAGGTTACGATTCATGCGGCATGGCCGTTCTGAACGGCAGTGGCACGGTCGTCAGGAAAAATATCGGTTATGTGGCGGAAGTTGCAGAAAGGGAGAAGTTCTCGTCGCTTACCGGTTCTGTCGGTATCGCTCACACAAGATGGGCCACCCACGGCGGCGTAACACAGCAGAACGCGCATCCGCATCTGAGTTGCGACGGCAGGATAGCGATAGTGCACAACGGAATAATAAGCAACTATCTGAAACTGAAAAAATACCTTGAAGGGCAGAAACATGTTTTCACTTCCGAGACCGATTCGGAAGTAGTCGCCCACCTGATAGAGGAGTATGTAAACAACGGAAGAACCATAGAAGCCGCGTTCGTGGAGGCGTTAAGGGAGCTGGAAGGTTCATTCGCCATCGCCCTCGTCTCGGTGAATGATCCGAACAGAATATATTGCGCCAAACATGAAAGTCCGCTCATCATCGGCCTCGGCGAGAACGAGAACTACGTCGGTTCCGATTTTAACGCCTTCATCGAACACACCAAGAGTTCGGTCATTCTGGATGACGGGGAATTCGCGATTGTATCAAACGAAGGGTATTCGGTAAAAAAGATCAAGAATGGGGAGCCTGTCCTGAAAAAGGTAACCATCATTGAATGGGACGCCGAAATGGCCAAAAAAGGGGGCTTCCCGCATTTCATGCTCAAGGAGATTCACGAACAGCCAGATTCGGTAGCCAATGTTCTCGCCATTGAAGAAAAGAAAATCGTGGAGCTCGCCCGGATGATTGTTGAAGCTAAACATTCATACCTTGTAGGCGTTGGCACCACATATTACGCCGCGCTGTTCGGGCAGTATCAGTTCGCGGAGCTCGCCGGGATCATGGCTCCGGCCGTTAGCTCGGACGAGGCGCTTGAATCCGCCCCGATGTCCGAGGGAGATTTTATCCTTGCCGTTTCACAGTCGGGCGAAACCTACGATACTCTCCGGGTGCTTCGTACAGCGAAAAAGAACCGGGTGAAAACCGCCGCCATCGTCAATGTAATAGGTTCCACAATGTCGCGCATGGTCGACATTGCGGTGATGCAGGGGTCAGGGCCGGAGATATGCGTGATTTCCACCAAGGTGGCGATTGCGCAGATGGTCTCTCTCATGCGTGTCGCAATCGAGGCGGGAGTGATAACGAAAAAGATATCTCAGGCGAAAAAGAGGGAATACATGAAACAGCTGGGGAGCCTGCCGGAACTTATTGGCACCTTCCTCAACGAGAACTCCGCTTTCATACACAATCTTGCCACAAGGCAGGCGCATCAGAACAACTGGCTCTTCCTAGGCAGGGGGAAATATTATCCCATGGCTCTTGAGGCCGCGTTGAAGGTCAAGGAAGTCGCGTACCACCACGCCGAAGGTATGCCTGCCGGATTTCTAAAGCATGGCACCATCGCGCTGATAGATGAAAAGATACGCACCATGGTTTTCCTCCCGCCCGAAAGCGACAAGGGACTTTATGGAATGATCATGAGTTCCATCGAAGAGGTGAACGCAAGAGGCGGGAGCATCGTCGGGATACATTTTTCAAAGTCGTTGAAAAACTCGAAGCTCTTTTCAGACCAGCTCTGTCTCCCCAAAACTCACCCCTTCATAGCGCCTATAATCACGCTGGTTGCGGCGCAACTATATTCCTATTTTGTGGCAACCGCCCTGGGACGCAATGTCGATAAGCCGAGGGCCCTGGCGAAGTCCGTTACCGTAGCGTGA
- a CDS encoding DUF542 domain-containing protein — MPTITEDMTINEVVNKYPATMKVFNDHKVDSCCGGAESIKTTANVANADIPKLMEDLNNAVNKKG, encoded by the coding sequence ATGCCGACTATTACTGAAGATATGACTATCAACGAAGTTGTGAACAAGTACCCCGCAACGATGAAGGTATTTAACGACCATAAGGTCGATTCGTGCTGTGGAGGAGCAGAGAGCATCAAAACAACCGCGAACGTTGCGAATGCCGATATACCGAAATTGATGGAAGACCTTAACAACGCCGTGAACAAAAAGGGATGA
- a CDS encoding nodulation protein NfeD → MVTLKYFWAIALFLAFSALPLTTAGGKESADRGAENATSAVKPVKVLEFAGIINPIAAEFLAGNITKINDENSASLIVITMDTPGGLDTSMRIIVKEIMNSSIPVAVYVSPPGSRAASAGTFIAMASHISAMAPGTSQGAASPVSGGGQEMSRTMEKKVQNDAASYIRSLAQERGRNGDWAEEAVRKAVSVDEKEALKKNIIDYVAENLDELLKQIDGKEVKTATGMKTIDIKSAGRVTIEMTERQKFLDIISNPTVAYILLMIGFYGIFFEMSNPGVVLPGIIGGICLILGFFALQSLPVNYAGLLLLILAMILFLAELFVPSFGALTIGGVVSMILGGIMLIDHPDEYMKVNLAVIIPVALFMGGLFFFMVSWAIFMKPRKMSIGSEGLIGEIGIAMTPLTPVGSAEIDGELWEVRSTAGNIEKGGAVKVVKKEGPILIIEPYSNEGNKPTDSA, encoded by the coding sequence ATGGTAACGCTTAAATATTTTTGGGCTATCGCGCTGTTTCTCGCGTTTTCCGCCTTGCCGCTTACAACCGCGGGGGGAAAAGAGAGCGCAGACAGAGGGGCCGAAAATGCGACCAGCGCCGTAAAACCCGTAAAAGTGCTCGAATTTGCGGGGATTATCAACCCGATAGCGGCGGAATTCCTCGCGGGGAATATAACGAAAATAAACGACGAGAACTCCGCATCCCTGATAGTCATCACCATGGACACACCCGGCGGCCTCGATACGTCAATGAGGATCATCGTGAAGGAGATAATGAACTCCTCCATCCCGGTGGCTGTTTACGTCTCACCTCCAGGCTCGCGTGCGGCCTCGGCTGGAACTTTTATCGCGATGGCTTCGCACATATCCGCAATGGCGCCTGGAACTTCACAGGGGGCGGCAAGCCCGGTTTCCGGTGGGGGACAGGAGATGAGCAGGACAATGGAGAAGAAGGTGCAAAATGACGCCGCCTCATACATACGCTCACTTGCCCAAGAGAGGGGTAGGAACGGAGACTGGGCCGAGGAGGCTGTCAGAAAGGCTGTGAGCGTCGATGAAAAAGAGGCTTTAAAAAAGAACATCATCGATTATGTGGCGGAAAATCTGGATGAGCTTCTAAAGCAGATCGACGGGAAAGAGGTGAAAACCGCTACCGGAATGAAGACTATCGACATAAAAAGCGCGGGACGGGTCACCATCGAAATGACCGAACGGCAGAAGTTTCTCGATATCATCTCAAACCCGACCGTCGCCTACATCCTTCTGATGATAGGTTTCTACGGAATATTTTTTGAAATGTCGAACCCCGGCGTGGTGCTCCCCGGCATAATAGGGGGTATCTGCCTCATCCTCGGATTTTTCGCACTGCAGTCACTCCCGGTCAATTACGCTGGGCTCCTCCTCCTGATATTGGCGATGATCCTTTTTCTGGCGGAGCTGTTCGTCCCTTCTTTCGGCGCCCTCACTATCGGCGGGGTAGTCTCGATGATTCTTGGGGGAATCATGCTCATCGACCACCCCGACGAATACATGAAGGTCAATCTCGCGGTGATCATCCCAGTGGCGCTCTTCATGGGTGGACTATTTTTCTTCATGGTGAGCTGGGCCATATTCATGAAACCGAGGAAAATGAGCATCGGATCCGAAGGGCTGATAGGTGAGATCGGAATCGCCATGACCCCCCTTACCCCTGTCGGCTCCGCGGAGATAGACGGCGAGCTATGGGAAGTCCGCAGTACCGCGGGGAACATCGAAAAAGGTGGCGCGGTAAAAGTCGTCAAAAAAGAGGGGCCGATCCTTATCATTGAACCGTACAGCAACGAGGGGAATAAACCAACCGACTCCGCATGA
- a CDS encoding SPOR domain-containing protein, whose product MLTGSEEGAEVSASVTQMPEEEPPGEVFKPQTEPAEYRNFHDEKIKEEPLPLAKEGAAEIGEAKFVVISKEEVERRFPSAEAPKSREHGYFVRYAIFLDRKNAAAFSKNLEEKGIKGSVFETKYPLPSFSVKAGPFVNPDSRKRAQKELKKLGVAPIPFLEQKYIVSGSVWNRSIATGVQEKLGSIGIPAELVIEKKPKRVYKVISEIFRDMGSAKLCAERADAAGFKTIIELRDDERE is encoded by the coding sequence ATGCTGACCGGTTCAGAGGAGGGGGCTGAAGTCTCGGCCTCTGTCACTCAAATGCCGGAAGAAGAACCGCCGGGGGAGGTTTTCAAGCCGCAGACTGAACCGGCGGAATATCGGAATTTCCACGATGAAAAGATAAAGGAGGAGCCTTTGCCTTTAGCGAAAGAGGGAGCCGCAGAGATTGGAGAAGCCAAATTTGTAGTAATTTCAAAAGAGGAAGTGGAGAGGAGATTCCCCTCCGCTGAAGCTCCGAAATCCCGGGAACATGGCTATTTTGTAAGGTATGCCATATTTCTGGACAGGAAAAATGCCGCGGCTTTCAGTAAAAATCTTGAGGAAAAAGGGATAAAAGGGTCGGTATTCGAGACGAAATATCCTCTCCCTTCATTCAGTGTGAAGGCCGGGCCGTTTGTGAATCCTGATTCTCGCAAAAGGGCTCAAAAGGAGTTGAAAAAATTAGGGGTTGCACCGATACCCTTTCTTGAACAAAAATACATAGTATCGGGGTCTGTCTGGAACAGAAGCATCGCCACAGGGGTACAGGAGAAGCTTGGCAGTATCGGGATACCCGCGGAACTGGTGATTGAGAAAAAACCGAAGAGAGTTTACAAGGTGATCTCGGAAATTTTTAGGGATATGGGATCGGCCAAGCTGTGTGCCGAAAGGGCCGATGCGGCGGGATTTAAAACAATAATTGAATTGAGGGACGATGAACGGGAATAA
- a CDS encoding MerR family transcriptional regulator, which yields MNGNNDGKITAIPDKMFFKISDVSEIATIEPHVLRYWESEFSELKPRKTNSGRRQYTRKDIELILEIKSLLYEDGFSIAGAKKRLQKRKKTSSKEDAIIDAVRQTRKGLKEILGILNS from the coding sequence ATGAACGGGAATAACGACGGAAAGATCACGGCCATTCCGGACAAGATGTTCTTCAAGATAAGCGATGTCTCGGAAATAGCAACGATCGAGCCTCATGTGCTCAGGTATTGGGAGAGCGAGTTCTCCGAACTGAAACCGAGAAAGACCAACAGCGGGCGGAGGCAATATACAAGAAAGGATATCGAGCTTATTCTCGAGATAAAATCTCTTCTGTACGAGGACGGATTTTCCATCGCCGGAGCCAAAAAAAGACTTCAGAAACGCAAAAAAACAAGCTCAAAGGAAGACGCGATAATTGATGCCGTACGGCAGACAAGGAAGGGATTAAAGGAAATTCTCGGAATTCTCAATAGCTGA